The Candidatus Desulfatibia profunda genome has a window encoding:
- a CDS encoding ABC transporter ATP-binding protein: MENQKPLLTICNLSVFYGDVQVLFKVNLTICAGQIISVVGPNGSGKTTLLKAVAGLLRPVQGVISFAHESIERLRVHEVVRRGLVYVPEGMKVFPYMSVLENLEVGAYTSRDQAAGRLSFVFEIFPVLADKRRRPAGTLSGGQKRMLTVARGLMSGARMLLLDDPFLGLAPKDVSRLCDTLKQIRRHGITLFMAGQHVRRILKVATKAYLLEEGKITLSGSGEQLLG; encoded by the coding sequence ATGGAAAACCAAAAGCCGTTGCTGACAATTTGTAACCTGAGTGTCTTTTACGGGGACGTTCAGGTGCTCTTTAAGGTGAACCTGACCATCTGCGCGGGTCAGATCATTTCGGTGGTCGGACCCAATGGTTCCGGCAAAACCACTCTTTTAAAAGCGGTTGCGGGTCTGCTGCGTCCGGTCCAGGGAGTGATCAGTTTTGCCCATGAGTCCATCGAAAGGCTGCGCGTGCACGAGGTGGTTCGCCGTGGTCTTGTGTATGTGCCCGAGGGCATGAAAGTTTTTCCCTATATGAGTGTTCTGGAGAACCTGGAGGTGGGCGCCTATACTTCTAGAGATCAGGCGGCCGGCCGACTCTCATTTGTATTCGAGATTTTTCCGGTTCTGGCAGATAAACGTCGCCGGCCGGCCGGAACCTTAAGCGGCGGACAAAAGCGCATGTTGACCGTGGCGCGAGGACTTATGAGCGGCGCGCGCATGCTGCTGCTGGATGATCCTTTTCTGGGCCTGGCCCCCAAGGATGTCAGCCGGCTTTGCGATACGCTCAAACAGATCCGCCGGCACGGCATCACCCTGTTTATGGCCGGCCAGCATGTACGCCGTATTCTGAAGGTTGCCACCAAGGCGTATCTTTTAGAGGAGGGCAAAATCACTCTGTCCGGCAGCGGGGAGCAACTGCTTGG